TTCATAAACAGGTGGATAAAGTGGAACTCTATGTTTTCGACAAGGATGGCAAATTCCTTTTCCAACAAGCCGAAGAGGGGGATGCGTTAGCTACCGGTAATTACCAGATGTCCGTGGCGTTACCTTTGGGAGAGTACAAGCTTATGGCTTGGGCGGGGGTACATGATTCGTATGATGTCCCGCAATTAGCCCCGGGTGAGTCAATCACGGATTTGGAATTGAAATTGAAGAGAACTTCTTCGCTTATTATTGATAAAGCGTTGGAACCTCTCTGGTATGGTGAAATCAATGATATTCATTTTACCGGGAACGTGAATCTTGTCGAGACGATAAACTTGATTAAGAACACGAACACGGTGAGATTTATTTTTCAGCAACCGGAGAATAGTGGGGGTGGGTTTGCCGTGGATGATTATGATTACGAGATTCTCGAATCGAACGGGTATCTTGATCATCAGAATCAATTGAAAGATGATGATGAGTTGAGTTTTCGTCCCTATTATAGCAAACAGATCAGTCCTGCAGCCATCGGTGTGGAATTGAACACGATGCGTTTGATGGATGATCGACCGACTCGCTTTGTCGTGACGGAAAAAGCCACGAATAAACCGGTGTTTAATATAAGTCTTACCGATTATTTTAGCAAGACCATGATGGCCGGGCGTAATTGGAGTACCCAAGAGTATTTTGATCGTCAGGATGAATGGGATGTTGTTTTCTATTTTGCCGGGGAGAACGGGGAAGGTCTATGGCATGCCGTGCAAGTGATCATTAATGATTGGACGTGGCACATTCAAGATGAGGGAGAGGTTTTGTAATTTCCAAAAATTGATTATTTTTGAGAAAATGGTAATCAATAATATTGCATGGAAAAAAGATTGGAAGAATTGTTTAATAATTCGTCACTTACAGTTGAAGAATTAAGAAATGTATTTATAAAAGACCTTGTTCCTCTCGTGCATGGAGAGAATTTGGTAGGTCTGGATCGAGGGGATGTGGAGCATCTTATGGATGGTAATAATAAGTTTCGGTTGAAGATCGGGACGGGAGTCGGCGAAAGTCGAGCCATAGATGCAATTGGAGATGTGCTGACAAAATTGGGATCGGTTGTCGAAGAAGCGGATCATGCTAGGTATTTGATGTACATTGAATATGGTGCGGAGGATTTGATGATGGATGAATTGGTCCGGGTAATGAATTATTTTGAGGAAAAGGTTGGAAATGAAGTAGAAATGGTTTGGGGAGCCGGGCGTAATGATGAATTAGGGAATCAATTGGAAATATTATTGTTGGCCGGGTGGAAGTAATTACCAGAGAGATTCTGAACGGTCATATAAAATAGAGTATTCACGGAAATCTTTTTCAAGATTCCCGTGATAGGTATTCTTTTCTGGCAAAGAGAAAAATACATAGAAGTGTAACTTAAGGTACTTGTATACAATTTTGTAGTGAAATGTGAATTCCTAAATGCAAGAATGCGTATAGGACTACCCGTTATCAAGTGAAGAAGGAATGAGTACTTAAGGTAATTACCAGATAATCATAGAGTAAAAGCCTATCAAGTTCGTATCAAAGACGTTCACGAACGTCTTTGATACGTCTTTGTAGCGAAGTTGATACGTCTTTAATCCCTAAGTGCATTGAATATGCAACGGGTAAACACGGTTATTACCCTGAAAAAGTTTATTGTAAACTAGAGTAAACCTATCTCAGAAAGATTGAAAATACGTGAAATAGATAGCGTTTCCCGTCGCTTGTTTTTGGAATTTTCTCGTTTCGAAGTAACCTTGAAAGGGGGAAAAGCGTAATGTGTAAAAATTAAACAAGAAAGATGATGGATTTGAATAAAATGTTGAACTTGACGGGAATGGTGGCTCTTGTGACGGGAGGCGGTAATGGTATCGGTTGCGGGAGTGCCCGTATTTTGGCAGAGGCGGGCGCTGATGTGGTGATTGGTGACGTGAATCTGGCAGCGGCCGAAGAGGTGGCTGAAGATATACGTGGAATGGGGCGCCGGGCTCTGGCTCTGAAATGTGACGTGACGAAAGATGCGGATTTGATGAATCTCGTGGAACGGACCATCGTGGAGTTCGGTAAATTGAACATTCTGGTGAATAACGTGGGAGTTGGCGGGGGAGGCCGTGAAAATCCTTTTCGGGTGACGGTGGAATATTTCGAACATATTTTCAAGGTAAATGTGTTCAGTGCTTGGAGATTGTGCCAGTTGGCCGTACCTTATATGAAACAATCTGGTTACGGTTCGATCGTGAACATTACTTCCATGGGGAGTATCAACCGGAGTCCGAACATGAGTGCCTATGCCTCGTCAAAAGCGGCTTTGAATCACATGACTGCCAACTTGGCAATGGATTTCGGACCCGATGTACGGATTAATGCCGTGGGACCGGGAGCCGTGGAAACGCAAGCACTCGCATCCGTGCTGACTCCGGAGATCGAGAAAAAGATGTTGGAACACACGCCAATCAAGCGATTGGGTGAAATAGAAGATATTGCCGGGGCGGTCCTCTTTTTTGCAGCACCGATTTCCAGTTGGATCACGGGGCAGGTGTTATTCGTGAACGGGGGCGGTGTCCAAACGTTGGATTAATCCTTTTCGAGACCACCCGTTCCTTCTTTTTGTACTTGTAATTCTTTGATTTCTTTGTTGAGAAAAATGGACAGGATCGTCCGTAAAATTACAACTCCCCCAAGTATGGCCAATTCATTCAAGCTGGGTTCCAGAACCGTTTTTAGAATATCGGAGGCAATCAAAAACTCGAGGCCTAATAGTAAATAAGTTCCTAGATCGGCACGAAGTTCACGGGTTGCCGTGAACGAGTATTTTCCGGTAAAACGTCGGGATTCATTACGGATGAACGCGCAAAAAGCAATTATCGCCCCATAGATAACGATGATCAGGCTGATGACGCTGATTCCCGTGGATAATATTTCAAGATAGTACATGATTTTCATAATATGGTATTTATAATGTCGTAATTACGGATTTTTTGTATAAAGGTTGTTACAATTCCCGTTTTTTCGCTAAAATCGTTATCTTTGGGGTGTTGTAAAAATAAATCACTTACTATAAAGAAACAATGGAGCAAGAGAACAAACAAATGAATTCACTCCCGGATAATGCGTACCGGGAGCTCGCCCCGGGCGAGGAGTACAAGCCGATGATGCCGGCGAACACGAAGCCCAAGGAGGTTACGCCTTATTCCGTGACATTCGGTATTATCATGGCGGTCATTTTTTCCGCGGCAGCAGCTTACCTTGGACTGAAAGTAGGACAGGTATTCGAGGCCGCGATTCCTATCGCTATTATTGCTGTTGGTGTGGGCAATATGTTGGGGAAGAAAAATATGTTGGGACAAAACGTGATTATCCAGTCTATCGGAGCTAGTTCCGGTGTAATCGTGGCCGGGGCAATCTTTACGCTACCGGCTCTTTACATTTTAGGACTGGAGGCCCAATTTTACCAGATATTCCTTTCTTCTCTGTTCGGGGGTTTTTTGGGTATCTTGTTATTGATTCCTTTCCGGAAATATTTCGTGAAAGATATGCACGGGAAATATCCTTTCCCGGAGGCAACAGCAACCACGGAAGTTCTGGTTTCCGGTGAAAAGAAAGGTAACCAGGCTAAATTATTGGCAGTGAGTGGTCTGATCGGAGGTCTTTATGATTTCTGTGTGAGTACCTTTGGTTGGTGGGCAGAAGGAATCTCTACCCGTATCATGGGATGGGGAGAAGTGCTTGCCGACAAGATGAAAGTGGTGTTTAAAGTGAACACGGGTGCGGCAGTACTCGGTTTAGGATATATTATCGGGTTGAAATATGCGGCGATTATTTGTGCCGGTTCTTTCACCGTGTGGTTCGTATTGATTCCTTTTATCAGCCATTTCGCTGATGGACAGACATTAGCTGTTGGTGAGGGAATTACAGTGTTGTTGCGGGATATGACCCCGGAGCAGATCTTCTCGAATTATGCCCGTCATATCGGTATCGGTGGTATTGCCATGGCCGGTGTTATCGGTATTATCCGTTCTTCCAGTATTATCAAGCAGGCTTTAGGTTTGGCCGTTAGTGAATTGGGTGGTAAGAAAAAAGGAGATGGTGTGGTGGAGCGTACACAGCGTGATATTTCCATGAAGTTCATCCTGTCCGGGATTATCTCCGTGCTGATCGCTACTTTCGTGTTTTTCCAATTTGGCGTGTTGGGTAATTTAACTCACACGATCATCGCTACCTTGATTGTATTCATTATCTCTTTCTTGTTCACGACGGTGGCAGCAAACGCTATCGCTATCGTGGGGTCGAATCCGGTATCCGGAATGACGTTGATGACGTTGATTTTGAGTTCGCTGGTATTGGTTAGTGCCGGGTTGAGCGGAACGAGCGGAATGATGGCTGCCATGATCATCGGTGGGGTGGTTTGTACCGCACTGTCTATGGCCGGAGGTTTCATTACCGACTTGAAGATCGGTTACTGGTTGGGGACAACTCCTGCCAGACAGGAAGGCTGGAAGTTCTTGGGTACGGCTGTTTCTGCCGCCACGATTGCCGGTGTAATGATGGTGTTGAACCAGACTTATGGTTTCGTGGGAGAGAACGCGTTGGTTGCCCCGCAGGCAAACGCGATGGCTGCCGTGATCAAGCCTTTAATGGAAGGTGGAGCAACTCCTTGGTTGTTGTACTTTGCCGGAGCGGCTTTGGCATTGATCTTGACGATGATCGGTGTTCCCGCATTGGCTTTTGCTCTAGGAATGTTTATCCCGTTGGATTTGAATACCCCGCTGTTGATTGGTGGTTTGGTTAGCTGGTACGTGGGTACTCGTAGTAAAGACGAGAATGTGAATAAAGCTCGCCGTGAACGCGGTACATTAATTGCTTCCGGATTTATTGCCGGTGGGGCTTTAATGGGTGTGATCAGTGCTATTCTGAAATATTGCGGTGCAGACTGGTTTATCACTTGGAGTGGTGCTGAAGTATTGGCTGTCGTGATGTATATTTTGATCATCCTTTACTTCATCTACGATTCTATGAAAGCTAAACTGACAGATTAATTTTAAATTTTAGATTGTAAATTTTAAATTGGACAATGCAATTGGAAATTTGCAATCTAAAATAATGATTAAGCCGTTTTAATCTAAAATCTAAAATTTAAAATCTAAAATAAAAATGGTGGATTTAAAAGATCGTTTTTTGAAATACGTGAGTTTCGACACGCAAAGTGACGAAATGAGCGAGACTTTCCCTTCTACCGAAAAGCAGAAAGTGTTGCTGCAATACTTGGTAGAGGAAATGAAATCTCTTGGGTTAACCGAGGTGGAGATGGACGAGCATAGCTATGCTATGGGTACAATTCCCGCTACTCCGGGATATGAGGATCGTCCGGTGATTGGTTTTATCTCTCACGTGGACACGAGTCCGGATATGAGCGGGGCGAATATCAAACCGCAGATTATCGAGAATTATGATGGAAAGGATATTCGTTTGAACGAAAATCTGATGATGACGGTGAAGGATTTCCCGGAATTGTCCGCATTTAAAGGACACACGTTGATTACAACCGACGGGACAACTTTGTTGGGTGCTGACGATAAAGCGGGTGTTGCCGAGATCATGACGGCTGCCGAGTATCTAATGGCACATCCCGAAATCAAACATGGGAAGATCCGTATCGGTTTCACTCCGGATGAGGAAGTGGGCCGGGGAGTGGATTATTTCAACGTGGAAAAATTCGGCGCTAAATTCGCTTACACCATTGATGGTGGGTTCGAGGGCGAATTGGAATATGAAAACTTCAATGCCGCCAGTGCCAAGGTTGCTATTCAAGGACGTAACGTGCATCCGGGTTATGCTAAAGATAAGATGATTAATGCTTTGCAGGTAGCAGCCGAGGTGAATAGCCTGTTGCCTGCCTGGGAGCGTCCGGAGCATACAGATGGATACGAGGGTTTCTATCATTTGGTAGGATTGAGCGGTTCCGTGGAGAATGCGGAAATCAGCTATATCATTCGTGATCATATCCGGGAGAAGTTTGAGGCTAAAAAACAATTCATGATGAAAGTGGTAGAATTGTTGACTCAGAAGTATGGCGAAGGTGTGTTGACGTTAACCTTGAAGGATCAATATTATAATATGCGTGAGATGGTTGAGCCACATCCGGAAGTGATCGATAAGGCGTTCAAGGCTATGGAACAAGCCGGGGTAACCCCGATTGTCCGTCCGATCCGCGGAGGTACTGATGGCGCCCGTCTTTCATACATGGGATTGCCTTGTCCGAATTTATTCACCGGGGGAATGAACTTCCACGGTAAGTTCGAGTACTGTTCTCTGGACACGATGAGACGTGCGCAGCAGACGATTTTGAACTTGATTCAGCTTTGGGCAGAATAGAATTAACTCGATAAAAAATACAAACACTCCAATCTTGTTAAGTTTGGGGTGTTTTTTATGGGGAATAATAGATATTTTAGGATTTAAATGTATATATTTGTAGAAATACAAAAAGATATGCAGAAATTCATAACCTTATTCATCTTCGCATGTATAATTTGTTCATGCGAGAAAAGTGATAACAAGCCTTCTCAACCAAGGTATTTAGTATTGACTAGGACTGTAAAAATGTTGCCAACTGAGTACCAAAAGGGTAAAGAGATGAAGGAGGTCTATACTTACAACGATTTCGGGTATGAAGATAGTTTTATCTTGTACGTTGATGGTGAAAACGTGGAGGAAAGGAAAAATTACAAGCATGATGAACAGGGACGAGTTTTGCATTGGGAAGCTTTTGCCCCGGATGGGAGGAAAGGGTTAACGATGGATTATACTTATTCCGCGTCAGGAAAGATATTGGTGGAGGACAAAGTTTTTCTTCCGATAGCAGAGAGCGGGTACGGGGCGGAGACAGACCATTACCTGACACAATACACGTATGATGAACAGGATCGTGAAATTCAGCAGCTTTCTTACCTCAATGACGAGGTTCTTGGGGTACATACGAATTACAAGTATGACAATTCTGGGAATTTACTTTTGGTTCATGATGTTGATAAAGACGGGCAACTTAAAATGAAATATGAGGCTACTTATAATAGGGCTGGGAAAATAGAAAAAAGCACGGTGACATCGTATTTGAGTTTTGGAACGCTTACTACTACGTGGGAGTATTCTTATGATTCCGAGGGTTACTTGATATTGGAGGAGGAATATCAAGATGGAAAACCCGCACACGTGCTTAAAGATCATAAATACGATGAGGCGGGGAATCTTTTGTCGTGTAATTCGTATGGGGTTGATGGTGTTGTATATACTGAATATTACTACACTTATCAACGATTTGATTGAAAGTAAATATCGTTTGCTTGATTTTTATCAAGGTTTGACGTCAAGAAAATATTAATTTTACACCTTAATAAAGTAAGGTTTAAAACATGAAAAATAATATGTCCATGGCCGAACAGGCTACTCTTTTCCCTTTTACCCCGCCGAAACATTCGGATAGTTTGTGTATTCCCGTTCAGACGTGGGAATTTTTATGTCACACGCTCTATTTAAAGCGGTATCCTTTTTTACTCGGTCCGAAAGGATGTGGGAAGTCTTCCATTGCTAAGGAATTGGCGGATGCCATGGGGATGGAGTATTTTGCTTTCGATATGGGGCAGGCTTTTAAGCCGAAAAAGATGTTCGTGGGAGGATTGATTATCGGGGATGACGGGAAAACGAAAGCGGTGCGTTCGGAGTTTTTCAAAGCTTTTGTGTCGACTAAACCAACGTTAATATTCTTAGATGAGTTGACACGTACCCCGATGGTGGCGGCGAATTTCCTGATGACTATCTTGGACCGTCAACAATCGTATATCTATGATGAGGATTCCGGGAAACGCTATAATAAAGGCGAAAATGTGCTTTTCGTGGCAGCAGGTAACGTGGGATTTGCCTATGTTTCCACGCAGCGTTTGGATACAGCCTTTGAAGATCGTTTTATCAAAGTTCGATTAAATTACTTGACCACGACGGAAGAGGCTGCATTGATTCGGGCTCGGTTCCCGAAGGTGTCTCGTGATGCGGCTACTCAATTGGCCAAGGTAGCCGAGGTGTTACGTTTGGCCGAACAGAAAGAAACGCTATCCGTTTCACTTTCGACTCGTCAGGTGCTGGATGCGGCGGCTTATATCCCGTTAGGGTACAGGCTGGATGAGGTGATCGAGCGGGTGATTCTCACAAACTACGTGATTACAGGGGAAGAGACGGTGGCTCGTTCCTTAATACAGACCCTTTGAACGTGCGGTCATGGATTATCGACGGATAGAAGAGATATATGACGAGCAGTTTATCGACCGGGATTGGTGGGGAAATTTTCCCATGGCTCGAAATTTACTGGATCGGGATTTGGGAACCACGGATTTATTGAAATTGGTTCCGGTATGCGCAAGGATCGCTTTTCATGTCACGGGGGAGATTCCTAAAATGGTACTTTCTAACCGGGTTCCTAGTCTGTCGATGAATCCCAAGCATATTGCCCTGAATTTAAAATTGTTGCGATTGGGCGTGTCGGACGAGACAAGAGTATTTGTCTTTTTTGGGTATTTCGTTCACGAGTTGGCACATCTGATTTACACGGGAAAAGATATTGCAGAGTTGAGTGACGATGAATTGCGCTACACGCCAATGCATTATGATATGATTCATTTTATTGAGGATCGGCGAGTGGAGTCGAAACTCGTAAAGGATTTTCCCGGTTATCACTATTATTTGTATGCGGCTCGTAAGTTGGGGTTGGCGATGGGATTGAATGCCGTGGAACATTATATGGGATTTTATGGCGGACAGAGTGAAGATGGTGTACATCGGGGAATGGATGGTTCCGAGGCTTTGTATGATTATATCTGTTCTAAAATATTGTACCCGAATCTTCTGGACGAGAGTAATTATATGCGGGAAGTATTGTCTTTTCCCGGTAATGACGGGAAAGTACGGCAAGTGAATGCGATCTTGAAATCGATCAAAGATTACGGGGAATTGACTTACAAGGAGGTTGTT
The window above is part of the Butyricimonas paravirosa genome. Proteins encoded here:
- the pepT gene encoding peptidase T, with protein sequence MDLKDRFLKYVSFDTQSDEMSETFPSTEKQKVLLQYLVEEMKSLGLTEVEMDEHSYAMGTIPATPGYEDRPVIGFISHVDTSPDMSGANIKPQIIENYDGKDIRLNENLMMTVKDFPELSAFKGHTLITTDGTTLLGADDKAGVAEIMTAAEYLMAHPEIKHGKIRIGFTPDEEVGRGVDYFNVEKFGAKFAYTIDGGFEGELEYENFNAASAKVAIQGRNVHPGYAKDKMINALQVAAEVNSLLPAWERPEHTDGYEGFYHLVGLSGSVENAEISYIIRDHIREKFEAKKQFMMKVVELLTQKYGEGVLTLTLKDQYYNMREMVEPHPEVIDKAFKAMEQAGVTPIVRPIRGGTDGARLSYMGLPCPNLFTGGMNFHGKFEYCSLDTMRRAQQTILNLIQLWAE
- a CDS encoding FimB/Mfa2 family fimbrial subunit, which encodes MNFKSHVNLLIIGLLMIGTGIFISCDAFNENLPECRLFVKFKYDYNMLSVCAFHKQVDKVELYVFDKDGKFLFQQAEEGDALATGNYQMSVALPLGEYKLMAWAGVHDSYDVPQLAPGESITDLELKLKRTSSLIIDKALEPLWYGEINDIHFTGNVNLVETINLIKNTNTVRFIFQQPENSGGGFAVDDYDYEILESNGYLDHQNQLKDDDELSFRPYYSKQISPAAIGVELNTMRLMDDRPTRFVVTEKATNKPVFNISLTDYFSKTMMAGRNWSTQEYFDRQDEWDVVFYFAGENGEGLWHAVQVIINDWTWHIQDEGEVL
- a CDS encoding DUF1622 domain-containing protein; this encodes MYYLEILSTGISVISLIIVIYGAIIAFCAFIRNESRRFTGKYSFTATRELRADLGTYLLLGLEFLIASDILKTVLEPSLNELAILGGVVILRTILSIFLNKEIKELQVQKEGTGGLEKD
- a CDS encoding glucose 1-dehydrogenase, whose protein sequence is MMDLNKMLNLTGMVALVTGGGNGIGCGSARILAEAGADVVIGDVNLAAAEEVAEDIRGMGRRALALKCDVTKDADLMNLVERTIVEFGKLNILVNNVGVGGGGRENPFRVTVEYFEHIFKVNVFSAWRLCQLAVPYMKQSGYGSIVNITSMGSINRSPNMSAYASSKAALNHMTANLAMDFGPDVRINAVGPGAVETQALASVLTPEIEKKMLEHTPIKRLGEIEDIAGAVLFFAAPISSWITGQVLFVNGGGVQTLD
- a CDS encoding OPT family oligopeptide transporter, which translates into the protein MEQENKQMNSLPDNAYRELAPGEEYKPMMPANTKPKEVTPYSVTFGIIMAVIFSAAAAYLGLKVGQVFEAAIPIAIIAVGVGNMLGKKNMLGQNVIIQSIGASSGVIVAGAIFTLPALYILGLEAQFYQIFLSSLFGGFLGILLLIPFRKYFVKDMHGKYPFPEATATTEVLVSGEKKGNQAKLLAVSGLIGGLYDFCVSTFGWWAEGISTRIMGWGEVLADKMKVVFKVNTGAAVLGLGYIIGLKYAAIICAGSFTVWFVLIPFISHFADGQTLAVGEGITVLLRDMTPEQIFSNYARHIGIGGIAMAGVIGIIRSSSIIKQALGLAVSELGGKKKGDGVVERTQRDISMKFILSGIISVLIATFVFFQFGVLGNLTHTIIATLIVFIISFLFTTVAANAIAIVGSNPVSGMTLMTLILSSLVLVSAGLSGTSGMMAAMIIGGVVCTALSMAGGFITDLKIGYWLGTTPARQEGWKFLGTAVSAATIAGVMMVLNQTYGFVGENALVAPQANAMAAVIKPLMEGGATPWLLYFAGAALALILTMIGVPALAFALGMFIPLDLNTPLLIGGLVSWYVGTRSKDENVNKARRERGTLIASGFIAGGALMGVISAILKYCGADWFITWSGAEVLAVVMYILIILYFIYDSMKAKLTD
- a CDS encoding AAA family ATPase is translated as MKNNMSMAEQATLFPFTPPKHSDSLCIPVQTWEFLCHTLYLKRYPFLLGPKGCGKSSIAKELADAMGMEYFAFDMGQAFKPKKMFVGGLIIGDDGKTKAVRSEFFKAFVSTKPTLIFLDELTRTPMVAANFLMTILDRQQSYIYDEDSGKRYNKGENVLFVAAGNVGFAYVSTQRLDTAFEDRFIKVRLNYLTTTEEAALIRARFPKVSRDAATQLAKVAEVLRLAEQKETLSVSLSTRQVLDAAAYIPLGYRLDEVIERVILTNYVITGEETVARSLIQTL